One region of Mugil cephalus isolate CIBA_MC_2020 chromosome 17, CIBA_Mcephalus_1.1, whole genome shotgun sequence genomic DNA includes:
- the zfp36l1a gene encoding mRNA decay activator protein ZFP36L1a — protein MTTAVVSPFFDFDVMNKNNKLLSYNSNLVPPHPMSVPCTGTNVPISSPAGALLDRKAVGSPSVGGVYQRRHSVSSTKFSQNQFLNSLKAADHSSLISGVGNASSSSSSNNNNKENRLRDRSFSETGERLINKCLGPASPTGGSSSSQVNSSRYKTELCRPFEENGSCKYGDKCQFAHGIHELRSLSRHPKYKTELCRTFHTIGFCPYGPRCHFIHNAEERRGPPQQSSPLNSSNKMDRPRLQHSYSFAGFSSSAGLRDSPTSVTPPPMFFPDEVPDWPSCNPFTYSSQELANLFGPSLGGGPMSTEPNAPAPPSPTTRSCYFRPMLESPQMFESPSSPPDSLSDQEGYQSSSGGSLCGSESPTLDTTRRLPIFSRLSISDD, from the exons ATGACCACAGCCGTGGTGTCGCCTTTCTTCGACTTCGACGTTATGAACAAG aacaaCAAACTGCTCAGCTACAACAGCAACCTGGTCCCCCCTCATCCCATGTCTGTCCCTTGCACTGGCACCAACGTGCCCATCTCCAGCCCCGCCGGAGCCCTGCTGGACAGGAAGGCGGTGGGGTCTCCCTCAGTGGGAGGCGTGTACCAGCGGCGGCACTCTGTCAGCAGCACAAAGTTCAGCCAGAATCAGTTCCTGAACAGCCTGAAGGCGGCCGACCACTCCTCACTCATCTCAGGGGTTGGCaatgccagcagcagcagcagcagcaacaacaacaacaaggagaaCCGCCTGCGGGACCGCTCCTTCTCTGAGACGGGCGAGAGGCTCATCAACAAGTGCCTGGGCCCTGCCAGCCCCaccggcggcagcagcagcagccaagtGAACTCCAGCCGCTACAAGACGGAGCTTTGCCGGCCCTTCGAGGAGAACGGTTCCTGCAAGTACGGCGACAAGTGCCAGTTCGCCCACGGGATCCACGAACTGCGCAGCCTGAGCCGCCACCCCAAATACAAGACCGAGCTGTGCCGCACCTTCCACACCATCGGCTTCTGCCCCTACGGGCCCCGCTGCCACTTCATCCACAACGCCGAGGAGCGCCGCGGACCCCCGCAGCAGTCCTCCCCGCTGAACTCTTCCAACAAGATGGACAGGCCCCGGCTGCAGCACAGCTACAGCTTCGCGGGCTTCTCCAGCTCCGCCGGGCTGAGGGACAGCCCGACCTCGGTCACCCCGCCGCCCATGTTCTTCCCGGACGAGGTCCCCGACTGGCCCAGCTGCAACCCCTTCACCTACTCCAGCCAGGAGCTGGCCAACCTGTTCGGGCCCAGCCTCGGCGGCGGCCCCATGAGCACAGAGCCCAACGCCCCTGCACCTCCCTCTCCAACAACCCGGTCTTGCTATTTCAGACCAATGCTGGAGTCCCCGCAGATGTTCGAGTCTCCATCCAGCCCCCCGGACTCTCTGTCAGACCAAGAGGGGTACCAGAGCAGCTCCGGCGGCAGCCTGTGCGGCTCCGAGTCCCCAACGCTGGACACCACCCGCCGCCTTCCCATCTTCAGCCGCCTCTCCATCTCCGACGACTAG